Proteins co-encoded in one Spirosoma endbachense genomic window:
- a CDS encoding acyl-CoA dehydrogenase: MATAALELQGLNFNLSEEHQAVQEAARDFAHNELLPGIVERDNEARFPTEQVKRMGELGFLGMMVSPEYGGGGMDTVSYVLAMEEISKIDASASVVMSVNNSLVCYGLEAYGTEEQKQKYLTRLATGETIGAFCLSEPEAGSDATSQSTLAEDKGDYYLLNGTKNWITNGNSSGICLVIAQTDREKKHRGINCLIVEKGTPGFVVGKKEDKMGIRASDTHSLLFTDVKVPKENRIGDDGFGFKFAMSTLNGGRIGIAAQALGIAAGAYELSLKYAQERKAFGKQIFDHQAIQFKLAEMATKIEAARLLVYKAARQKDEHKDYVQAAAMAKLFASDVAMWATTEAVQIHGGYGYVKEFHVERLMRDAKITQIYEGTSEIQKLVIARELIR; encoded by the coding sequence ATGGCAACGGCAGCTCTGGAGTTACAGGGATTGAATTTTAATTTGTCAGAAGAACACCAGGCCGTACAGGAAGCTGCGCGCGATTTTGCGCATAATGAGCTGCTGCCCGGCATTGTTGAGCGCGATAATGAGGCCCGTTTCCCAACCGAACAGGTGAAGCGGATGGGCGAATTAGGCTTTCTGGGTATGATGGTTTCTCCAGAATACGGCGGTGGTGGCATGGATACGGTTTCTTACGTGCTGGCCATGGAAGAAATCTCTAAAATTGATGCATCAGCTTCAGTAGTCATGTCAGTCAATAACTCACTTGTCTGCTATGGTCTGGAAGCGTATGGTACTGAAGAGCAAAAGCAGAAATACTTAACCAGGCTCGCCACTGGAGAAACCATTGGTGCTTTTTGCCTCTCGGAACCCGAAGCTGGCTCCGATGCGACGTCACAAAGCACGCTAGCCGAAGACAAAGGCGATTATTATTTATTAAACGGCACAAAGAATTGGATCACTAACGGCAACTCCTCGGGCATCTGTCTGGTCATTGCCCAAACCGATCGTGAGAAAAAACACCGGGGCATTAATTGCCTGATCGTTGAGAAAGGAACACCCGGTTTTGTGGTCGGCAAGAAGGAAGACAAGATGGGAATTCGGGCTTCCGACACCCATTCATTACTGTTCACCGACGTTAAGGTTCCTAAAGAAAACCGTATTGGCGACGATGGTTTTGGTTTCAAGTTCGCCATGTCGACCCTAAATGGCGGTCGGATCGGTATTGCAGCCCAGGCGTTGGGTATTGCCGCCGGGGCTTACGAATTATCCCTGAAATACGCACAGGAACGGAAGGCATTTGGCAAGCAAATATTTGACCATCAAGCGATTCAGTTCAAATTAGCAGAAATGGCGACCAAAATTGAAGCAGCTCGTTTACTGGTTTACAAGGCCGCGCGGCAGAAAGATGAGCACAAAGATTATGTTCAGGCAGCGGCAATGGCCAAGCTATTTGCGTCAGATGTAGCTATGTGGGCCACTACCGAAGCGGTTCAAATTCATGGTGGTTATGGTTATGTAAAGGAATTTCACGTGGAGCGTTTAATGCGGGATGCAAAAATTACTCAGATTTATGAAGGTACATCCGAAATCCAAAAATTAGTTATAGCCCGAGAACTCATTCGCTAA
- a CDS encoding MaoC family dehydratase — translation MQIFANLAEFSAHTGQPLGETSHMTITQEAVNLFAEATGDYQWIHTDPERAARESPYKTPIAHGFLTLSLAPRLLAELYSIESVKMGINYGANKIRFTNAVPVGSKLRMKAWLHHVEPQNTNESTKGVRAVIECVFEVDGEQKPACIAELIVLLFE, via the coding sequence ATGCAAATCTTCGCAAATCTGGCCGAATTCTCAGCGCATACGGGTCAACCGCTGGGAGAAACCTCACACATGACCATTACGCAGGAAGCGGTTAATCTTTTTGCCGAAGCGACCGGCGATTACCAATGGATTCATACAGATCCGGAACGGGCAGCCCGCGAATCGCCTTATAAAACACCCATTGCTCATGGTTTTCTGACCCTCTCATTAGCTCCCCGATTGTTAGCTGAGCTCTACTCAATCGAATCGGTAAAAATGGGAATTAATTACGGGGCGAATAAAATTCGCTTTACCAATGCCGTACCCGTTGGTAGTAAATTGCGAATGAAAGCGTGGCTACATCACGTAGAACCACAAAATACGAACGAAAGTACAAAGGGCGTTCGAGCGGTGATCGAATGCGTATTTGAAGTAGATGGCGAACAGAAACCGGCCTGTATAGCAGAACTAATTGTATTGCTCTTCGAATGA
- a CDS encoding alpha/beta hydrolase has product MNRVGEVKFFAFENNQLAYRQVGYGPATLIAFHGFGQTGHVFAGLEKLLGQQYTIIAIDLFFHGHSHYGNVDLLTKATWQSLVGAFLQSQEIDRFSIIGFSLGGRFALTMIEAFATRIDRLILIAPDGITYNQWYWLATGSSVGRWLFRYMLTHLSLLNSLGHSLTRLGLLNRTVMRFVEISLGTPEQRDLVYQSWTQFRLIRPDLNQIGNLLNEQPIQVRFFTGAFDRLVPGRYIIPLTKRLRRYELTVLQTGHNHLIELAGQRLV; this is encoded by the coding sequence ATGAATAGAGTTGGCGAGGTCAAATTTTTTGCGTTTGAAAATAACCAATTAGCTTATCGACAAGTTGGTTACGGCCCCGCTACGCTAATCGCCTTCCATGGTTTTGGACAAACGGGGCACGTGTTTGCAGGACTTGAGAAGCTCCTTGGCCAACAATACACGATTATTGCCATTGATTTATTCTTTCACGGACACAGCCATTATGGTAATGTTGACCTGTTAACCAAAGCCACGTGGCAAAGTTTAGTCGGAGCTTTTCTTCAATCGCAAGAAATTGATCGATTTTCGATCATAGGTTTTAGTCTGGGTGGACGATTTGCCCTGACAATGATCGAAGCGTTTGCAACCCGTATCGACCGGCTAATCCTGATTGCACCCGATGGCATCACCTATAATCAGTGGTATTGGCTGGCTACGGGCTCGTCTGTTGGGCGTTGGCTCTTCCGGTATATGCTGACTCATTTATCGTTGCTAAACTCGCTTGGGCATAGCCTAACGCGCCTGGGCTTACTAAACCGGACGGTTATGCGATTCGTTGAAATTTCGCTGGGCACGCCAGAACAGCGCGATCTGGTTTATCAAAGCTGGACCCAGTTCCGGCTTATCAGGCCTGATCTGAACCAGATAGGCAATTTGCTTAATGAGCAACCAATTCAGGTTCGTTTTTTTACGGGCGCTTTTGATCGTCTCGTGCCGGGCCGATATATCATTCCACTAACAAAACGGCTCCGTCGCTACGAATTGACGGTTTTACAAACAGGACACAACCACCTGATTGAGTTGGCTGGCCAGCGACTTGTGTAG
- a CDS encoding TVP38/TMEM64 family protein: protein MKSSILKNLTGPAIAGIVMSVTPIVFTSLLTYYAILHEAAIANFTTWQWGVITLVCAITSAALTPPTMLALIFGYFLGWQAILPLFTINLGGILFINLLVRWLDHDRFLEFLRQNPKAQSVLDRILNKELEVIFFAKLSPILPFGLTNLLFALSGARLKNIVLGGLLGMMPRTLLAIWSGHEAREIRTLLENPNQSSWTQVIVVFLVIVSIAGLWQVIQRALK, encoded by the coding sequence GTGAAATCATCCATTCTTAAAAACCTTACTGGACCGGCTATTGCAGGCATTGTTATGTCTGTAACGCCAATCGTATTTACGTCTTTACTGACTTATTATGCCATTCTTCATGAAGCCGCCATTGCAAATTTTACGACCTGGCAGTGGGGTGTTATCACACTTGTCTGTGCCATAACCTCTGCCGCCTTAACACCACCGACGATGCTGGCCTTGATTTTTGGTTATTTTTTAGGATGGCAGGCTATACTTCCTCTTTTTACCATCAATCTGGGCGGCATCTTATTCATCAATCTGCTCGTTCGTTGGCTCGATCATGACCGATTTCTCGAATTCCTGCGACAGAACCCCAAAGCCCAATCGGTACTGGATCGCATTCTGAATAAGGAGTTAGAAGTTATTTTTTTCGCAAAGCTCTCCCCTATTCTTCCCTTCGGGCTCACGAATCTATTGTTTGCTCTTTCGGGCGCACGGTTAAAAAATATTGTTCTGGGGGGCCTTCTTGGTATGATGCCCCGAACATTACTGGCCATCTGGTCGGGGCACGAAGCCCGCGAAATCCGAACATTACTGGAAAATCCGAATCAAAGTAGCTGGACCCAGGTAATCGTGGTCTTTCTGGTTATTGTTTCGATTGCCGGGCTATGGCAGGTCATCCAACGAGCGTTAAAATAG
- a CDS encoding cystathionine gamma-synthase yields MKFGTKAIHAGIEPDPTTGAIMTPIYQTSTYVQESPGKHKGYEYARTQNPTRTVLQNNLAALENGKHGICYSSGLGATDAILKLFKPGDEIIASNDLYGGTYRIMVRVFSEFGLIFKFVDLSDPAKLEALITPATKMVWIETPTNPLLRLVDIEAIAAITKPRTIQLVVDNTFASPYLQNPLDLGADIVMHSVTKYLGGHSDTVMGAIVLNDDETAQRLAFIQNACGAVPGPQDCFLVLRGIKTLHVRMQRHCENAQKVAQYLQQHPKVSQVYYPGLESHPGHELAKKQMRGFGGMLSFELKGDLMPEAVRVMESFEVFSLGESLGGVESLCTHPASMTHASIPKEEREKNGLKDTLIRLSVGIEDIEDLIQDLERAIG; encoded by the coding sequence ATGAAATTCGGAACGAAAGCCATCCATGCCGGTATAGAGCCGGACCCCACAACGGGTGCCATCATGACGCCCATTTATCAAACGTCGACCTACGTGCAGGAGTCGCCGGGCAAGCATAAAGGCTATGAATACGCCCGAACACAGAATCCTACACGAACCGTGTTGCAGAATAATCTGGCCGCTCTTGAAAATGGCAAGCATGGTATTTGCTATTCGTCGGGGCTGGGCGCTACAGATGCCATTCTGAAGCTATTTAAACCCGGTGATGAGATCATTGCAAGCAATGACCTCTATGGTGGTACCTACCGGATTATGGTACGCGTTTTTAGTGAATTTGGGCTTATCTTCAAATTTGTCGATTTGTCAGATCCGGCTAAGCTCGAAGCGTTAATCACACCGGCTACGAAAATGGTCTGGATCGAAACGCCGACCAATCCATTACTACGTCTGGTCGATATTGAAGCGATTGCGGCTATTACCAAACCGCGTACTATCCAGCTCGTTGTCGATAATACATTTGCTTCGCCATACCTACAGAATCCTCTGGACCTGGGTGCGGATATTGTGATGCACTCGGTCACTAAATACCTGGGTGGCCATTCTGATACGGTGATGGGGGCTATCGTGCTGAACGATGACGAAACCGCGCAACGGCTGGCTTTTATCCAAAATGCCTGCGGTGCCGTACCGGGACCACAAGACTGCTTTCTGGTGCTTCGTGGTATCAAGACCCTTCACGTTCGGATGCAGCGTCATTGCGAAAACGCTCAGAAAGTGGCTCAATACCTACAGCAACACCCTAAAGTGAGCCAAGTTTATTATCCCGGACTGGAATCTCACCCCGGCCATGAGCTTGCCAAAAAGCAGATGCGTGGCTTTGGCGGTATGTTATCGTTCGAACTGAAAGGCGACCTGATGCCTGAAGCCGTACGGGTTATGGAAAGTTTTGAGGTATTCTCACTTGGCGAGTCACTTGGCGGAGTTGAGTCACTGTGTACGCATCCAGCCAGCATGACCCATGCCAGCATTCCCAAAGAAGAACGCGAAAAAAACGGCCTGAAAGACACCCTAATCCGGCTCAGCGTGGGCATCGAGGATATTGAAGACTTGATACAGGATCTTGAGCGTGCGATTGGATAA
- a CDS encoding TonB-dependent receptor yields MKKGTSGRHSVYLTSLVTLLWLYSSPVWAQFTISGTVNDVDGGTLPGAAITLDGTYKGTFTDANGSFLLTNLKPGSLSLRISLLGYETQMQAVELAQNTTVSINLKKTAVAVDEVVVSATRANQKSAIAYTDVTRRDLNKLNLGQDIPQLLNFTPSIVTTSDAGTGVGYTGIRIRGSDATRVNVTLNGIPYNDAESQGTYFVDMPDFASSVSSIQIQRGIGTSTNGAGAFGASVNIQTNKLEDKPYAEVNLSGGSFGTRKVNVLAGTGLLNNHFVLDARLSKIYSDGYIDRAFSDLRSFYVSGGYYSKKSFIRLNVFSGQEQTYQAWNGVPEALLKTNRTYNSFTYDNQTDNYQQDNYQLISSHELSKNWRANLSFFYTKGKGYYEEFKPEDAYSKYGLPNVVIGDSTIAQTDLIRRLWLDNNFYGTVFSFDYNSFGKLTANIGGGWNQYQGAHYGEIIWARVAGNTDIRQRYYNDDATKRDFNVYAKAFYQFSPKVNGFVDAQIRQVYYSFLGFNSKLQNVQQDATLTFFNPKAGITYTINDRSTVYGSVGVGHREPNRNDYTQSTPESRPKAERLIDYEAGYKIQTEQVAVTVNAYYMNYQNQLVLSGQLNDVGAYNRVNIPVSYRAGLELEAGIRLAKQLRWNVNATFSRNKIQNFTEYLDNFDNGQQESRQYSETDISFSPNAIAGSQLLFTPVKGLELGLLSKYVGKQYMDNTSNESRKLNAYFTNDIRAIYSIKPKFAQEIAFTLLFNNVLNELYESNGYTYAYISEGKVTADNGYYPQAGRNFLAGVRIRF; encoded by the coding sequence ATGAAAAAAGGTACGTCTGGGCGGCATTCCGTCTATCTTACTTCGCTTGTTACACTTCTGTGGCTATACAGTTCGCCTGTCTGGGCTCAATTCACTATTTCCGGAACCGTCAATGACGTTGATGGAGGCACATTGCCCGGTGCAGCGATCACCCTTGACGGAACGTATAAAGGCACCTTTACCGATGCCAATGGTTCCTTTTTGCTTACGAATCTAAAACCAGGCTCCTTATCACTTCGGATCTCCTTACTAGGTTACGAAACGCAGATGCAGGCTGTTGAATTGGCGCAAAACACAACCGTTTCGATCAATTTAAAGAAAACCGCCGTAGCCGTCGATGAGGTCGTTGTCAGCGCCACACGGGCTAATCAGAAATCGGCCATTGCCTATACCGATGTCACACGCCGGGATTTAAATAAGCTGAATTTAGGACAGGATATTCCTCAGTTGCTCAACTTCACACCTTCTATTGTCACCACATCTGACGCAGGCACCGGAGTCGGGTATACGGGTATTCGTATTCGTGGGTCCGATGCGACCCGCGTCAATGTGACGCTCAATGGGATTCCATACAATGATGCAGAATCGCAGGGGACCTATTTTGTGGATATGCCCGATTTTGCCTCTTCCGTGAGCAGTATTCAAATCCAGCGGGGCATTGGCACGTCTACGAATGGGGCAGGGGCTTTTGGCGCATCGGTCAACATTCAGACCAATAAGCTCGAAGACAAACCCTACGCAGAAGTGAATTTATCGGGCGGTTCGTTTGGAACGCGCAAGGTGAACGTACTGGCCGGAACAGGTTTGTTAAACAATCATTTTGTGCTGGATGCCCGATTGTCTAAAATCTATTCCGATGGCTACATTGATCGGGCATTCTCTGATTTACGATCATTCTATGTATCAGGCGGTTATTATTCGAAAAAGAGCTTCATCCGGTTAAACGTGTTTTCGGGGCAGGAGCAAACCTATCAGGCATGGAACGGCGTACCCGAAGCATTGCTTAAGACCAATCGAACCTACAATTCGTTTACGTACGACAATCAGACGGATAATTACCAGCAGGACAATTACCAGCTAATCAGTTCGCACGAGCTAAGCAAAAACTGGCGGGCAAATCTGTCCTTTTTCTACACAAAAGGGAAAGGCTATTACGAAGAGTTTAAACCTGAGGATGCCTACAGTAAGTATGGCCTTCCCAATGTCGTTATTGGCGATTCGACGATTGCCCAAACGGACCTTATCCGTCGTTTGTGGCTTGATAATAATTTCTACGGCACTGTTTTTTCCTTTGATTACAACAGTTTTGGAAAGCTAACGGCTAACATTGGCGGAGGCTGGAATCAATATCAGGGAGCGCATTACGGGGAGATTATCTGGGCACGCGTCGCCGGAAATACCGATATCCGCCAACGTTATTATAACGATGATGCTACGAAGCGCGATTTTAATGTATACGCGAAAGCATTTTATCAATTCAGCCCAAAAGTAAACGGATTTGTAGATGCGCAGATTCGCCAGGTTTATTATTCGTTTCTGGGCTTTAACAGCAAACTACAAAACGTTCAGCAGGACGCTACACTAACATTTTTTAATCCCAAAGCAGGCATAACCTATACCATCAACGACCGCAGTACGGTGTATGGATCGGTTGGCGTGGGGCATCGGGAGCCCAACCGGAACGATTATACGCAATCGACACCGGAGAGTCGCCCAAAAGCCGAGCGGCTAATTGATTATGAAGCAGGCTACAAGATCCAGACCGAGCAGGTGGCCGTTACGGTTAATGCCTACTACATGAATTATCAGAATCAGTTGGTTTTATCGGGCCAGCTCAACGACGTAGGCGCTTATAACCGGGTAAATATTCCGGTCAGCTATCGTGCAGGTCTGGAACTGGAAGCCGGTATACGACTCGCCAAACAACTCCGCTGGAATGTTAATGCCACCTTCAGCCGGAACAAAATCCAGAATTTTACGGAATATCTCGACAACTTCGATAACGGCCAGCAGGAAAGCCGTCAGTATAGCGAGACAGATATTTCGTTCTCACCGAACGCTATTGCCGGATCGCAATTGTTGTTTACGCCCGTCAAAGGTCTGGAACTGGGCTTACTCTCAAAATACGTTGGGAAACAGTATATGGACAATACCTCGAATGAAAGCCGGAAACTGAATGCCTATTTCACGAACGACATTCGGGCAATTTACTCCATCAAGCCGAAATTCGCTCAGGAGATTGCGTTCACGCTGTTGTTCAATAACGTTCTTAATGAGTTGTATGAGTCAAACGGCTATACATACGCTTACATTTCGGAAGGCAAGGTAACAGCCGATAATGGCTATTACCCGCAGGCCGGACGGAATTTCCTGGCTGGGGTGAGAATACGCTTCTAA
- a CDS encoding DUF4926 domain-containing protein, with translation MSEFDLVVLQEDAADGRLKMGDVGTILTVYNEGQAFEVEFVTLTGEAVAIETLLAHQIRPVRPSEVMAVRDMAVQ, from the coding sequence ATGAGCGAGTTTGATTTAGTTGTATTACAGGAGGATGCCGCCGACGGGCGCCTAAAAATGGGCGATGTTGGCACGATTTTAACCGTTTACAATGAAGGGCAAGCCTTTGAAGTAGAATTTGTGACATTAACCGGCGAAGCAGTAGCTATTGAGACCTTATTGGCCCACCAAATTCGCCCGGTTCGACCCTCAGAAGTGATGGCCGTTCGCGATATGGCGGTTCAATAA
- a CDS encoding tetratricopeptide repeat protein, protein MSKKNSGLDFLEDPDALEGKLEDVGDFFQQNRNIVLGVLGGIVLLVFGYVGYRYYVSSQDETAQVEMFPSVYQLEADSLKKALNGDGKSPGLLAVADNYSGTPAGNLAEFESGLGLLKQGKYDEAIEHLKSFSSSDLLVQARAYALIGDAYVEKKSYDEAADYYQKAADYKPNKFFTPGYLLKLAITHEQAKQNDKAIQAYNDIIEKYPQSAEAVSAKKYKSVLEATVGES, encoded by the coding sequence ATGAGCAAAAAGAACAGCGGACTGGATTTTTTGGAAGATCCAGACGCATTAGAAGGGAAATTAGAGGATGTTGGAGATTTCTTCCAACAGAATCGAAATATTGTGCTGGGTGTACTTGGCGGTATCGTACTGCTCGTCTTCGGTTACGTTGGCTATCGGTATTATGTAAGCAGCCAGGACGAAACAGCGCAGGTCGAAATGTTCCCATCGGTCTATCAACTGGAAGCCGATTCGCTGAAGAAAGCCCTCAATGGCGATGGCAAAAGCCCCGGTTTACTGGCTGTTGCTGATAATTATAGCGGAACACCGGCCGGCAACCTGGCCGAATTCGAATCTGGCCTTGGCTTACTGAAGCAAGGAAAGTATGACGAAGCCATTGAGCATCTGAAGAGCTTCAGTTCGTCAGATTTGCTGGTGCAGGCTCGTGCTTACGCTTTGATCGGCGATGCGTACGTAGAAAAGAAAAGCTATGACGAAGCAGCTGACTATTATCAGAAGGCGGCCGATTATAAGCCCAACAAGTTTTTTACGCCCGGTTATCTCCTGAAACTGGCGATTACGCACGAACAGGCTAAACAGAACGATAAAGCCATTCAGGCATATAACGATATTATCGAAAAGTACCCACAATCTGCCGAGGCCGTTAGTGCCAAGAAGTATAAATCCGTGCTCGAAGCAACGGTCGGCGAGTCGTAG
- the ribH gene encoding 6,7-dimethyl-8-ribityllumazine synthase has translation MATDLKNLSVFSTDELPDVSLRRFAILVSEWNTEVTEALFSGAYQTLLQHGAKAENIIRGNVPGSYELSLGAQWFAQRNDIDAVIALGCVIQGETKHNDYINHAVAQGLTNVGLKTGKPVIFGVLTPNDQQQALDRAGGKHGNKGDEAAITAIKMLGLQQQVYSKF, from the coding sequence ATGGCTACTGACTTAAAAAACCTTAGTGTCTTTTCAACGGACGAACTCCCGGACGTGAGCCTCCGGCGGTTTGCGATTCTCGTCTCCGAATGGAATACGGAAGTTACTGAAGCGCTGTTTTCCGGCGCTTATCAAACCTTGCTTCAGCATGGTGCCAAAGCCGAAAATATTATTCGGGGCAATGTGCCGGGCAGCTATGAACTGAGTTTAGGGGCGCAATGGTTTGCGCAGCGTAATGATATTGATGCGGTAATTGCGCTTGGTTGTGTTATTCAGGGCGAAACAAAGCACAATGATTACATCAACCATGCTGTTGCTCAGGGTTTGACAAACGTTGGCCTTAAAACAGGGAAACCGGTTATTTTTGGTGTTTTAACGCCCAATGACCAACAGCAGGCTCTTGATCGGGCAGGAGGCAAACACGGTAATAAAGGCGACGAAGCCGCCATTACAGCCATAAAAATGCTTGGCCTACAGCAACAAGTTTATAGTAAATTTTAA
- a CDS encoding aspartate kinase, protein MHVWKFGGTSVGKPERMQSIRTLITEDNTRKIVVLSALSGSTNTLLAIGEALKANDDGEANAKIDSLKAHYDGFIGELYNTPEGKAAGQQIIDNEFSFIRSLTRVKPFTLKQEKELVAEGELLSTQMFHAYLVEEGVPSTLLPALEFMRIDADNEPEIQYTQEKLAEMLPQHDDKQIVVTQGFICRNPRGEVDNLKRGGSDYTASLIGGAIRADEIQIWTDIDGMHNNDPRIVKNTFPVRELTFDEAAELAYFGAKILHPSTITPARMFGVPVRLKNTMDPSAPGTLIADRTSDQVFKAIAAKDGITALYIHSTRMLNAYGFLRRIFEIFEKYKTPVDMLATSEVSVSVTVDNIDRIKEISDELSTFCSLEEPDYDQTIICIVGNFSADNEGVAVRVFNAMKNIPIRMISYGGTESNLSLLVHSRYKAEALNALNEGLFSV, encoded by the coding sequence ATGCACGTCTGGAAATTTGGCGGTACATCGGTCGGGAAGCCCGAGCGCATGCAGTCCATCCGTACCTTAATCACCGAAGACAATACCCGTAAAATTGTCGTTCTGTCGGCCCTGTCCGGCTCAACCAACACGCTGTTAGCCATTGGCGAAGCACTTAAGGCAAATGACGACGGTGAGGCTAATGCGAAAATTGATTCGCTAAAAGCTCATTACGACGGCTTTATTGGTGAATTATATAACACGCCTGAAGGTAAGGCGGCTGGCCAACAGATTATCGATAATGAGTTTTCATTTATCCGGTCGTTGACGCGCGTCAAGCCATTTACGCTTAAGCAGGAAAAAGAGCTGGTTGCTGAAGGTGAACTATTGAGTACGCAGATGTTTCATGCCTATCTGGTTGAAGAAGGTGTTCCGTCAACGCTCCTGCCTGCGCTTGAGTTTATGCGGATCGACGCCGATAATGAACCGGAAATTCAATATACGCAGGAGAAGCTGGCAGAAATGCTGCCCCAACACGACGATAAGCAAATTGTTGTAACCCAGGGCTTTATCTGCCGTAATCCGCGTGGCGAAGTAGATAACCTGAAACGGGGTGGTTCTGATTACACGGCGTCGTTGATTGGCGGAGCCATCCGGGCCGATGAGATTCAGATCTGGACCGATATTGATGGAATGCATAACAACGATCCGAGGATTGTTAAAAATACGTTCCCGGTTCGTGAGCTGACATTTGATGAAGCAGCAGAACTGGCTTATTTCGGGGCCAAAATTCTGCATCCGTCCACGATAACGCCCGCACGAATGTTTGGCGTACCCGTGCGGCTCAAAAATACAATGGACCCCAGCGCTCCCGGAACACTCATTGCTGACCGCACGAGCGACCAGGTGTTTAAAGCAATTGCGGCTAAAGATGGCATTACAGCTTTGTATATCCACTCGACCCGTATGCTGAATGCGTATGGCTTCCTGCGCCGGATTTTTGAGATCTTTGAGAAGTATAAAACGCCGGTCGATATGCTGGCAACGTCGGAGGTGTCTGTATCAGTCACGGTCGATAATATCGACCGGATCAAGGAGATTTCGGATGAGTTAAGTACGTTCTGTTCGCTGGAAGAGCCTGATTATGACCAAACCATTATTTGTATTGTCGGTAATTTTAGTGCCGACAATGAAGGAGTGGCTGTTCGGGTATTTAACGCCATGAAAAATATTCCAATCCGGATGATTTCATACGGTGGCACTGAAAGTAACCTGTCGCTTCTCGTTCATAGTCGTTATAAAGCTGAAGCGCTGAATGCCTTGAACGAAGGATTGTTTTCTGTTTAA
- a CDS encoding nucleotidyltransferase domain-containing protein, translating to MTNTEFLQEVKRYVHELDPQAEVWLFGSRARGDFREDSDWDFLILSDKPVDRNYKRLIRDHLFYLGLDSERIIGTIIQNKSTWETLELTNLHQNIREDGQLV from the coding sequence ATGACCAATACCGAATTCTTACAGGAAGTTAAACGGTATGTTCATGAGCTTGATCCGCAAGCTGAAGTGTGGCTGTTTGGGTCGCGGGCACGGGGTGATTTTCGTGAAGATTCGGATTGGGATTTTCTGATTTTATCCGATAAACCGGTCGATAGGAACTATAAACGCCTTATTAGAGATCATCTGTTTTATTTGGGGCTAGACAGCGAACGAATAATTGGTACAATCATTCAAAATAAATCGACTTGGGAAACATTGGAGTTGACTAATCTCCACCAAAATATTCGCGAAGACGGCCAATTGGTATGA
- a CDS encoding HEPN domain-containing protein, whose translation MRKTKDEILAFRLSKSDKDLKAAKTLMASNDWAVAINRLYYAAFHAVSALPFQNDIKAKAHSGAKAMLELHFVKAGILPVEWGRFYAQLFDERNDSDYEDFAIFTAEDVLPLLPKTQEFIVEIKRLINT comes from the coding sequence ATGAGGAAAACGAAAGACGAGATTTTGGCATTTCGTTTAAGCAAGTCGGATAAAGATCTCAAGGCTGCAAAAACACTGATGGCTTCCAATGATTGGGCCGTTGCCATAAATCGTCTTTATTATGCCGCTTTCCATGCTGTTTCAGCTTTGCCGTTCCAGAATGATATAAAAGCAAAAGCACATTCTGGCGCGAAAGCAATGCTGGAGTTACACTTCGTTAAAGCAGGTATATTGCCTGTTGAATGGGGCCGATTTTACGCACAATTGTTTGATGAACGTAATGATAGCGACTACGAAGATTTTGCCATTTTCACGGCCGAAGACGTACTTCCATTACTCCCGAAAACCCAGGAATTCATAGTCGAGATTAAACGTCTGATAAATACATAG